The genomic segment TTGCACAAAACTTTCCGGCGAAAAACACACAAATTCGTTACCATACAACAATTTATATTTAGCCTGCGAATGCTGAAAAAGTTGTGGCAAGGTATAATTGGTTTGGATTTCCGTGGCATAGGTTAAATTTAATAAATAGGAATTACCTTTTTGTAATTCTTGTTGTACCAAATCAAAACCGTGCCGATAATCCGCCTCCGGTAGCGGGAATTTATGCAAAGAAAACGGAGGCGCTCTCAAATCCGCTGCCTCGTTCACATTTGATAAAGAAAAAATCTGAAAAAAAATACCGCACTTTTGCGCCTCATCTAGCTTGCAAATTATTGGTTTTTTCTTTTCAAAATCAATAAGAAAGAAAAAAGGTTGACGTAACGCGCCCCATTGATTGGCTTGCGTAATAAAGGTATCAAACAACATAACACAAAATAAATCAGTAAAATAAACTCAATTTTAGCGTAAAATAGCCTAAAAAGCTGTTATTCATTGAAATCAACGTTCATGTCAAAACTCTTAATTATTAATAATCACGACTCTTTTACGTACAATTTAGTGGATCTCGTACGACGCTTACAAACTCCGTTTCAGGTGATCAATGTCGAGGAGGCGCGTAGCAAGACTGTTGAAAACTTCTCGCATATTCTGATTTCGCCTGGTCCGGATATTCCTACAAGCTATCCACAATTATTTGAAATATTAGAAAAATATCACCAAACGCGAACATTTTTAGGCGTTTGTTTGGGGCATCAAACTCTATGCCAATTTTTTGGCGCGACGCTTTATAACTTAGCGCCAGTTCGCCACGGACAGGCACACCGCTTAAAAGTGCGGTCAAAATCGCCACTGTTTTTACAGTTACCTGAACAATTTCAAATTGGGCTTTACCATTCTTGGGCAGTTTCTGCTCAACATTTCCCTGTCGCTCTGGAAATTACCGCTACCTGCGAACAAGATCTGATTATGGCGGTACAGCATAAAACGCTGCCTCTATATGGCGTACAATTCCATCCGGAATCTTATATGTCAGAATATGGTAAGGAATTGCTAGGAAATTGGTTGCAAGTATCAGAACATTCTTAAAAACAGACCATCCTAATTATCTATTAACGCATGAATAAGTG from the [Actinobacillus] rossii genome contains:
- the pabB_1 gene encoding para-aminobenzoate synthase component I encodes the protein MLFDTFITQANQWGALRQPFFFLIDFEKKKPIICKLDEAQKCGIFFQIFSLSNVNEAADLRAPPFSLHKFPLPEADYRHGFDLVQQELQKGNSYLLNLTYATEIQTNYTLPQLFQHSQAKYKLLYGNEFVCFSPESFVQIQDNRIFTYPMKGTIDATLPEAELQRLNSQKEQWEHYTIVDLMRNDLAMVAENIEVKRFRYVERIETESGAILQTSSEICRELAENWQDHVGTILAR
- the trpG_1 gene encoding anthranilate synthase component II, translating into MSKLLIINNHDSFTYNLVDLVRRLQTPFQVINVEEARSKTVENFSHILISPGPDIPTSYPQLFEILEKYHQTRTFLGVCLGHQTLCQFFGATLYNLAPVRHGQAHRLKVRSKSPLFLQLPEQFQIGLYHSWAVSAQHFPVALEITATCEQDLIMAVQHKTLPLYGVQFHPESYMSEYGKELLGNWLQVSEHS